A genome region from Baekduia alba includes the following:
- the rpsA gene encoding 30S ribosomal protein S1, protein MTQTITPTPEAKIVEGSDGLLLEIDGHIVPNYDATFSPFEEGDVVSGRVVRIDNDEVLVDIGYKSEGVIPSNELSIRKNVDPHDEVELGEEVDALVLTKEDQDGRLIVSKKRARFEKAWRNIEAAAESGQPVTGTVIEVVKGGLIVDLGVRGFLPASLVDIRRVPNLDEYMGQPIECKVIELNRSRNNVVLSRRAVLEEERKEQRQEILDRLQPGLVVEGVISNIVDFGAFVDLNGIDGLIHISELSWSHVNHPSEILNIGDTVQVKVLDIDRDRQRISLGLKQTQEDPWQRVVDTYNVGDELEGTVTKVVTFGAFVEILDGVEGLVHISELAAHHVENPREVVQPGDVVRVKILEIDSERRRLSLSIKRVEGQILPSEVRAREAGLPLPGEAAAAAAAAGAGDLDNVADLGLSEDVFAGEGDPDAATAVADTAIEADVADAEADVADVEAEAAVEEAGLPVEAADTTEADADEAPVAEAAADESVAETEAAEAEAEAEVDEAPVAEAATDEPVADAEGEEPAADAEPEA, encoded by the coding sequence ATGACCCAGACCATTACACCAACTCCCGAGGCGAAGATCGTCGAGGGCAGCGACGGCCTGCTGCTCGAGATCGACGGTCACATCGTCCCGAACTACGACGCAACGTTCTCCCCCTTCGAGGAGGGAGACGTCGTCTCTGGCCGAGTCGTCCGCATCGACAACGACGAGGTCCTCGTCGACATCGGCTACAAGAGCGAGGGGGTCATCCCCTCCAACGAGCTTTCGATCCGCAAGAACGTGGATCCGCATGACGAGGTGGAGCTCGGCGAAGAGGTCGACGCCCTCGTCCTCACCAAGGAGGATCAGGACGGCCGCCTGATCGTCTCCAAGAAGCGCGCGCGCTTCGAGAAGGCCTGGCGCAACATCGAGGCCGCCGCCGAGTCGGGTCAGCCCGTCACCGGCACGGTCATCGAGGTCGTCAAGGGCGGCTTGATCGTGGACCTCGGTGTCCGCGGCTTCCTGCCCGCCTCGCTCGTGGACATCCGCCGGGTTCCGAACCTGGACGAGTACATGGGCCAGCCGATCGAGTGCAAGGTTATAGAGCTCAACCGGTCGCGAAACAACGTGGTCCTGTCGCGACGGGCCGTGCTGGAAGAGGAGCGCAAGGAGCAGCGCCAGGAGATCCTGGACCGCCTGCAGCCCGGCCTCGTCGTCGAGGGCGTCATCTCGAACATCGTCGACTTCGGCGCGTTCGTGGATCTGAACGGCATCGACGGTCTCATCCACATCTCCGAGCTCTCGTGGTCGCACGTCAACCACCCGAGCGAGATCCTGAACATCGGCGACACCGTGCAGGTCAAGGTGTTGGACATCGATCGCGACCGCCAGCGCATCTCGCTGGGTCTCAAGCAGACCCAGGAGGATCCGTGGCAGCGGGTCGTCGACACCTACAACGTGGGTGACGAGCTCGAGGGGACGGTCACCAAGGTCGTCACGTTCGGCGCGTTCGTCGAGATCCTCGACGGCGTCGAGGGCCTGGTCCACATCTCCGAGCTGGCCGCGCATCACGTGGAGAACCCGCGTGAGGTCGTCCAGCCGGGCGACGTGGTTCGCGTCAAGATCCTCGAGATCGATTCCGAGCGTCGCCGCCTGTCGCTGTCAATCAAGCGCGTGGAGGGCCAGATCCTCCCGAGCGAGGTCCGCGCACGTGAGGCCGGCCTGCCCCTTCCGGGCGAGGCCGCCGCCGCGGCCGCGGCCGCCGGTGCCGGCGACCTCGACAACGTGGCCGACCTGGGGCTGAGCGAGGACGTCTTCGCCGGCGAGGGCGATCCGGACGCGGCGACCGCCGTGGCGGATACGGCCATCGAGGCCGATGTCGCGGACGCCGAGGCTGACGTCGCCGACGTCGAGGCCGAGGCCGCCGTCGAGGAGGCCGGGCTGCCGGTCGAGGCTGCGGACACGACCGAGGCCGACGCCGACGAGGCGCCGGTCGCCGAGGCCGCCGCCGACGAGTCGGTCGCCGAGACCGAGGCCGCCGAGGCCGAGGCCGAGGCCGAGGTCGACGAGGCGCCGGTCGCCGAGGCCGCCACCGACGAGCCGGTCGCCGACGCCGAGGGCGAGGAGCCCGCGGCCGACGCCGAGCCGGAGGCGTAG
- a CDS encoding NAD(P)/FAD-dependent oxidoreductase: MPVRATKRGAERTPLAGDYDVVICGASFAGLAVARELAGSGASVLVVDRYEIGERQTSACAAPTEWLDNLGLGASIRQTFRDLVIHRPAKTYRWTLPWTFSTFDYRQLCELLAAQGDFTFDTAKVDGITRGTVHTVHTDRGDLRAPLVVDALGWRRVLSEKSNAIQPPDARLSRGLEVHPPATGDDLELWLDPKYIVPGYSWAFPAGDEVRTGVGSFDPHIKVKDPTVRLADDLGIGTEGGYQGNWIPHRLRPATGDGVFFVGDSAGHCLPTTAEGIRTALYFGLAAGRELRTVVEGRQTREQALSRYASFSADHKWAFDWLWRVQTVFSGMNKYPAMDTALELTSGPRAVKWMFRHYLNIAPPSFALAGARPWQVEPWREPGTALPEAA; the protein is encoded by the coding sequence ATGCCGGTTCGCGCGACGAAGAGAGGGGCCGAGCGCACCCCGCTCGCCGGAGACTACGACGTGGTGATCTGCGGGGCCTCGTTCGCGGGCCTCGCGGTGGCGCGCGAGCTGGCCGGAAGCGGCGCTTCCGTGCTCGTCGTCGACCGCTACGAGATCGGGGAGCGGCAGACCTCCGCGTGCGCCGCCCCGACCGAGTGGCTCGACAACCTCGGCCTGGGGGCGTCGATCCGCCAGACGTTCCGGGACCTGGTGATCCACCGGCCCGCCAAGACCTACCGCTGGACGCTGCCCTGGACGTTCTCCACGTTCGACTACCGCCAGCTGTGCGAGCTGCTCGCCGCCCAGGGCGACTTCACCTTCGACACGGCCAAGGTCGACGGGATCACCCGCGGCACGGTCCACACGGTCCACACCGACCGCGGCGACCTGCGCGCCCCGCTCGTCGTCGACGCGCTGGGCTGGCGGCGCGTGCTGAGCGAGAAGTCCAACGCGATCCAGCCGCCCGACGCGCGCCTGTCGCGCGGACTCGAGGTCCATCCGCCGGCGACCGGCGACGACCTCGAGCTGTGGCTCGACCCCAAGTACATCGTCCCCGGCTACTCGTGGGCGTTCCCGGCCGGCGACGAGGTGCGGACCGGCGTCGGCTCCTTCGACCCGCACATCAAGGTCAAGGACCCGACCGTGCGGCTGGCCGACGACCTCGGCATCGGGACCGAGGGCGGCTACCAGGGCAACTGGATTCCGCACCGCCTGCGCCCCGCGACCGGCGACGGCGTCTTCTTCGTGGGCGACAGCGCCGGCCACTGCCTGCCGACGACGGCCGAGGGCATCCGCACCGCGCTCTACTTCGGCCTCGCGGCCGGCCGCGAGCTGCGCACCGTGGTCGAAGGGCGCCAGACGCGCGAGCAGGCGCTGTCGCGCTACGCCTCGTTCAGCGCCGACCACAAGTGGGCGTTCGACTGGCTGTGGCGCGTGCAGACGGTCTTCAGCGGCATGAACAAGTACCCCGCGATGGACACGGCGCTGGAGCTGACCAGCGGCCCGCGCGCGGTGAAGTGGATGTTCCGCCACTACCTCAACATCGCGCCGCCGTCGTTCGCCCTGGCGGGCGCGCGGCCGTGGCAGGTCGAGCCCTGGCGCGAGCCGGGGACCGCGCTGCCGGAAGCGGCCTAG